One region of Chitinophaga varians genomic DNA includes:
- a CDS encoding glycerophosphodiester phosphodiesterase family protein, which yields MIKHLFIFAGACLLMHTTFAQQAAPLPATKNKFVVVAHRGNHVDMPENTVAAINATIQCGADYAELDLRTTKDGQLVLMHDGTVDRMTNGKGKVSDLTWADIRQLKVNSKDGKDYRVPTFAEALRAAKGKVNIYLDFKDADVAETWKQIQAAGMEQQIVVYLNSKEQYKQWRKTAPQMPLMTSVPDDVTTPAQLNYLLDNIAIAVLDNVTDSAMLAVARQHGVAVWLDAQTPSEGPATWNAVLNKGVQGMQSDHPEALVSYLKKNNLRDGNTGTALPAVATSSAYITLRNVPYGDAGEDNTLDAYLPENHHAGTKIIVYLHGGGWTGGDKKEFPKQLIDELAGKLHYGVVSMNYRLVRDHQNTYPTQLDDIKKALAFISSKSGKLSFDGSQFALIGGSAGAYLAMQYAYACDSSHQIKTVVDLWGPTDFTDKKTRQENKDADEKVARLLGEPDPAAKIAFDASPYHQLTKASGVPTILFHGGQDPLVDVSQAKKLHEKLTSLNIPTQFELYPTEKHGMGLTASMDVFAKVISWLKQYYPAE from the coding sequence ATGATAAAACACCTGTTCATTTTTGCCGGCGCCTGCCTGTTGATGCATACCACCTTTGCACAACAGGCAGCACCGCTGCCTGCCACCAAAAATAAATTTGTGGTAGTGGCCCACCGCGGCAACCACGTAGACATGCCGGAAAATACCGTTGCCGCCATTAACGCCACCATTCAATGCGGTGCCGACTACGCAGAGCTGGACCTCCGCACCACCAAAGACGGACAACTGGTACTCATGCACGACGGCACCGTAGACCGCATGACCAACGGCAAAGGAAAAGTGTCCGACCTCACCTGGGCGGACATCCGACAGTTAAAAGTCAATAGTAAAGACGGGAAAGATTACCGCGTGCCCACGTTCGCGGAAGCCTTACGCGCCGCCAAAGGGAAAGTGAATATCTACCTGGATTTCAAAGATGCCGACGTCGCCGAAACCTGGAAACAGATACAGGCCGCCGGGATGGAGCAACAGATCGTAGTCTATCTCAACAGTAAAGAACAATATAAACAGTGGAGAAAAACAGCGCCGCAAATGCCACTGATGACCAGCGTACCGGATGACGTAACCACTCCGGCGCAACTGAATTATCTGCTGGACAACATCGCCATTGCGGTATTGGACAACGTAACAGACAGCGCCATGCTGGCGGTTGCCCGGCAACATGGCGTAGCCGTATGGCTGGACGCACAAACGCCATCGGAAGGACCTGCCACCTGGAACGCTGTGTTAAACAAGGGCGTACAGGGCATGCAGAGCGATCATCCGGAAGCACTGGTCAGCTATCTGAAAAAAAACAACCTCCGCGATGGCAATACCGGCACCGCTTTACCGGCAGTAGCCACCAGCTCCGCGTACATCACCCTGCGCAATGTGCCTTATGGCGACGCCGGAGAAGACAACACCCTGGATGCTTATCTCCCGGAAAACCACCACGCCGGCACTAAAATCATTGTATACCTGCATGGCGGCGGCTGGACCGGCGGCGACAAAAAAGAGTTTCCCAAACAACTCATCGACGAACTGGCCGGCAAACTGCACTATGGCGTTGTGTCCATGAACTATCGCCTGGTCCGGGACCATCAAAACACCTACCCCACCCAACTGGACGATATAAAAAAAGCACTGGCGTTCATCTCCTCCAAATCCGGAAAACTGTCGTTCGATGGCAGCCAGTTTGCCCTGATAGGCGGTAGTGCCGGCGCTTATCTCGCCATGCAGTACGCCTACGCCTGCGACAGTTCACACCAGATAAAAACAGTGGTAGACCTGTGGGGACCAACAGATTTCACCGATAAAAAAACAAGGCAGGAAAATAAAGACGCCGATGAAAAAGTAGCCCGACTGTTGGGCGAACCTGATCCTGCCGCCAAAATCGCCTTTGATGCCAGTCCCTATCATCAGCTCACTAAAGCCAGCGGCGTACCTACTATCCTGTTTCACGGCGGACAAGACCCGCTGGTTGATGTCAGCCAGGCAAAAAAGCTGCATGAAAAACTAACGTCGTTGAATATACCAACGCAATTTGAGTTGTATCCCACAGAAAAACATGGGATGGGATTGACAGCTTCCATGGATGTTTTTGCGAAAGTAATCAGCTGGTTAAAACAATATTATCCCGCCGAATAA
- a CDS encoding inclusion body family protein — protein MTTVRTSPLKGSLTDQNEPADIEITIVIDTNYVIKYCEDNNLDPSKSTQENPYPIDHDSEYMVCTGSRGIISGQGTADLSFKAHVEDTVSFRAVSASDNQDNAVILYNIIKNTNPNITPNDDVFDAFQYTPVTRIGAAVPNPDINSNGLPAKQKSVTFYSYKATVGMPGTEAFMVNFALYTLDDSGNNQIPYGYFQWDPTITVPKK, from the coding sequence ATGACTACCGTAAGAACAAGCCCGTTAAAAGGTTCTCTCACAGATCAGAATGAACCTGCCGATATCGAAATTACAATAGTGATTGACACAAACTATGTAATAAAATACTGTGAAGATAACAATCTCGACCCTAGCAAGTCCACACAAGAAAACCCTTATCCGATAGACCATGACAGCGAATACATGGTTTGCACCGGATCACGTGGAATCATCAGTGGCCAGGGCACAGCCGATTTAAGCTTCAAAGCGCATGTAGAGGACACTGTTTCCTTCCGTGCAGTATCTGCTTCCGATAACCAGGATAACGCCGTGATTCTGTATAATATCATCAAGAACACGAATCCGAATATAACACCTAATGATGACGTATTTGACGCATTCCAATATACACCGGTAACAAGAATAGGTGCAGCTGTGCCTAATCCAGACATCAATTCAAATGGATTGCCGGCAAAACAGAAATCAGTTACCTTCTATTCCTATAAAGCAACCGTAGGTATGCCTGGTACTGAAGCATTTATGGTAAATTTTGCGCTGTATACGTTGGACGATTCCGGAAATAATCAAATTCCGTATGGCTATTTCCAATGGGACCCAACTATAACGGTACCCAAAAAATAA